One stretch of Bombina bombina isolate aBomBom1 chromosome 7, aBomBom1.pri, whole genome shotgun sequence DNA includes these proteins:
- the LOC128636737 gene encoding olfactory receptor 13F1-like, giving the protein MAYDRYVAICIPLNYPLIMNKTTCILLATSCWLLGAIISLTLTMMMTKLSFYNAQEINHFFCDLQTVVHLSCSDTTNVVMFITFSGILLGCFPFLLILTSYIYIISTILKIRTSAGRHKTFSSCSSHLMVVIVYYGTSISMNMKPKSKDSEEVDKILSLFYIALVPALNPLVYSLRNREVLKAMKKCLKYRS; this is encoded by the coding sequence ATGGCGTATGACCGATATGTGGCTATTTGTATTCCCCTGAATTATCCTCTCATCATGAACAAAACGACCTGCATCCTTTTAGCCACTTCATGCTGGCTTCTTGGTGCAATTATTTCATTGACATTGACTATGATGATGACTAAGTTATCATTTTACAATGCACAAGAAATCAATCATTTCTTCTGTGATCTCCAAACAGTGGTACATCTCTCTTGTAGTGACACCACAAATGTTGTAATGTTTATAACTTTTAGTGGCATATTATTGGGATGTTTTCCTTTTTTACTAATACTAACCTCCTATATCTACATCATATCTACCATCCTGAAGATCCGAACCTCAGCTGGAAGACACAAGACTTTCTCCAGTTGTTCTTCACATCTCATGGTTGTTATTGTCTACTATGGGACGTCTATAAGCATGAATATGAAACCTAAGTCTAAAGATTCTGAGGAAGTAGATAAAATTCTTTCCTTGTTTTATATTGCTTTGGTTCCAGCATTAAATCCACTAGTCTATAGCTTAAGAAACAGAGAGGTTTTGAAAGccatgaaaaaatgtttgaaatacAGAAGTTAA